AAAGACTCATTCACACGTTAGTTACGTAATTGTCCCTCTTACGTTTTTCATACCAGTTTTATTTCGTTTACTCTTTCAGGTACCCGCTTACGAATTACACATTTGGCACAAAAGAACCGTTGTATGAGAAAGACAGCTCTGTAGCTGCTCGGTTCCAGCGAATGCGCGAAGAATTTGAGAAGATTGGAATGAGGCGGACAGTGGAGGGAGTCCTCATTGTACACGAACACAGATTGCCTCACGTTCTCTTGTTGCAGCTTGGAACTACTTTCTTTAAACTGTAAGTAACTTCGTTTGCTTCCTAGAGGTGTAGCCTAATTCATAAAGAAGCATGCGAGTTTCTTCAATGGTTTAAATGAGTTCATCCCAGCTGCGCGAATCaattcacacattcattcattcattcgtttcCATTGCAAACATTTTAAGTACTAGACGAATTGGCGCTTATCACTGTTTGCAAACATAGATACTATACATATTTACACGTACGTATGACTTGTGTATTTGCAGGCCAGGTGGAGAGTTGAATCCAGGTGAAGATGAAGTGGAAGGTCTAAAACGTTTGATGACAGAGGTAGTTACAGCTTTTATATTCTCATCATCATTGCAAAGTTGCACGGCATGTCTAACATCTCAGTAAGGTAGGAATATGACAATTCACACTTAACTGTCTTCTTGTCTTTGTTAGATTTTGGGGAGGCAAGATGGAGTAAAGCAAGACTGGGTGATTGATGACTGCATTGGAAATTGGTGGAGGCCAAATTTTGAGCCCCCACAGGtcagttccattttttttttttaagtatggCAACAGATCATTAAGCTTGACCTTTGTGGAAAAAAGCAAAAAGGAAATGTACcaattattttaaaatgttcatcatgtatcTAGTAAGGTTTCTGTGACCGGTAGACAcaactaggctgggtgaacccagtcTGATCTGATGGTGGTTTCTTTTCCaccctgcagctcaggctggaaacttgtacatctctttctcctgcttCCGTTACACTTTTGCGGTGGCCAATCACAAACTGGCTTATCTACCTGGCGCGCAATTGGCAGGTTTAAAACTGTGACGATAGCGGGAGAGCCTGGAGTTTTCGAGTCGCTCTGTAAACGTCACTGGTCGTTGGTCAGATTGGTGAATGACTATCTAATTGCgtacagagtcatttgaactatgcctGCCGATCACGtctcttgtgcagtagaaaatacatagcGGACTCCCCAGActaatagatagatggatagatagatactttattgatccccaggggaaattcaaggtctcagcagcatacagacaacacaaacacattctttaacagcagaaagagtaattaaagtatataatataaaaacacaactaagcaataaggacagtagaagataaagaatatgctaaatatactaaaatacaaattatactgcCAACCCTCACACATTTGATAAGAGCGCgtggagccaatcaaatgaatgaatctcactctcaatgtgtgagagttggcagctctgctAATGTTCAGTCTTAAAAGATTgtgcttggtctggtgaaagccagactaagaCACAACATAAACATTACAAAAGTATAGTATAGGTAGGTGTTGTCTCGCATGTGTTTTAACATCTGCAGTGTTTTATCTTATATCAGTGTTATTATGTCTGACTTGAGGTTGGGTTAAACAGCATTGATGAACTAACATGATTGCTTCTTCTTCAGTACCCCTACATTCCAGCACATATAACCAAGCCCAAAGAGCATAAGAAACTGTTCCTAGTACAGCTACAGGAAAAAGGTAAGAAAATGACGTTCTATATTTTCTCGCTTACTATAAGCGAGGAGATGTGAGACTATTGGTCAGCTTGCACTGCCACTGACCACtttaattgttttatttctttgaCCATCTTTGGCACTTTAGCACTGTTTGCTGTGCCTAAGAACTACAAACTGGTGGCAGCGCCTCTGTTTGAACTGTACGACAATGCTCCAGGCTATGGACCCATCATCTCCAGTCTCCCACAGCTGTTAAGCAGGTAGGACTGTGCTCTCATGTCTAACTGATCATTGTTACCTTAATGTGTAACCTTCCCGGGGTTACAAACCTaatccttaaaggagaattacgGTATTTTTTTACAGGAATcactgtttctcgaggtcaccgggTATTATCGGTACGAAAAAAGAAGGAAACCAATCagttctacctagctcgagttgttgctagagctgccaggcagctacagtgctacactctggggcatGAACATATAGGCTCATgagcatgcccccagagtgtagcacagtctagcagcaactcaagctaggtagaaccgattgattttttttttttttttttgtgccgacagtactcggtgacctctgGAAACAGAAATTTGTGGGAAAAatcactggaattctcctttatgATCTATCTGCATTCTATAGCTACTGCTGCATAACTTTAATCCCCAAATTTGGTTATCATATTTTGACACAAGTTGTTTGTGTGGAATGGGTCAGTCCCTTCCCTGACTGATTGATGTTGGCAAACATGAAGGGGAAACTATATTTATGCGTGTAAGTTAAGTGTATTTGTGTTACTGGGCAGATTTTATTGTACAGTGAGAATCTTTGTGTGCTGTTGTAatttcagatatacacaggagCTGTGTTAAATTCCTTatgctataggtaggggatttcccacAGCAGCCAaccaacaaccaagcctatttaccatcaaaatcaaaatcaccaacaaagcaaccTTTGTGGGCCAAAAAACATCGCCAACAGAGCAGCCTTCAAGAGCATTTCACGgggggttatcaagcaggcacttTCCTTCGTCAGTGTTTCATTGAATTAGGCCCACCACACCcccagaaggctcaacagtggtgtCTCACGTCTCAGACCCACCCCCCCTCTACACTCACGATGGGTTCTCTATCAACAAAACCAACCAATTCTTCGGTCATTcgtcttcattgctgtggctgtttatgatccgatcagcaacatGACCACAAACCCTTGATGCGGGCACCCACAAATATCAACAAATTCTTCAGTCAATCCCCTTTGTTGCTGCAACTGTTTATGATCTGATCGGGAACAAAACAAAACGCAAGCCCTTCTGTGGGCACCCACAAATACCAACTACCAACAAATTCTTCACTCATTCTTCATGgttgctgtggccatttatCCGATCAGCAACATAACTAGACAGACCACAAGCCCTTGATGCGAGCACCAACCAATACCAACAACTGATGTATTCTGAGTTGGGCATGAACTTTTTGCTGGAAGAATGTAGTCCCATGTCATTCTCAGTggtgatgtttgtttgttttctccacAGGTTTAACTTCATTTACAACTGAGGTATACAGATGGTTTGGGATCAACTGAGCACCTCTGTGAGAGGTGGTGGGAGAGTGATTTCTGTACTGAGGAACTCATTGGAGTTCTTGGAGGCTAAAAAAGAAAGGAACCAAGGAAGGACCTCACTGCTacacatacttttttttttccatctttcAGTTTAGTCTATGTGAATTGATTTCCCTCCcaactctttaaaaaaaaaaaaagacaaaaaaaaaacttaaatctGGTCTGTTAAAATCTGGTTTTTCTGTGAATTTGTTGTTGTATTTCTATGTTTGATCAagagaaaataaaatgtttgtAGTAAATATGTGCGCACCGCAATGTTTTGATTTTACATCTTTGTACATCTGCcattccattttttttaaataaacaatTCCATGGGAGTTACTGTTTATTTCCAATTACAGTCACCATGTACAGACAACAGTTTACAATATTTTCAGCATTACCTGATAAAGttcctttggaattaaaataaccccatatcatcatcacataccctttacCATATCTCACggttggcatggggtactttccataagatcatctctcaatgcaaatcaaaccagttATTAGGCTAACTGAGATAAAACCatcccaatctctaggtatgttgaagggtatgtgatgtggggttattttaattccaaaggccaagggaacgttatcaggatgtatagtaccctggatccatgaaataactgtccttaaaaaataaaaatctgcctgcttctatgggaatttaacataggggtattAATACTTATGCAGcctgtattttaatgaacaattatttatttacaatacattattcattcaaagaaaattggtgttcTTAAAGGTTGTATTTTTCCTCATTTAGAGGCATTTCCAAAAGATTTTTTTGTCCAAAAgactttttagtcaactttagcatggggctgaAGACTTACTCTAGAATTACATTTTGTGCATCATAACCTCTTAGAGGCAATGAGGAGATTTGTTCAAAATTATGGCCATACCATCAACATTAATTTGAAGATTATACCAAAACTATAAAAACATGAATCGGCAAATTGTTGCAGTGTTGAATAGCTATCATGCAATTCTGCCCAGCCCATACTCCCATTTACATCAACCATTTTGTGAAATGCTCAAAACTCACAAAATAAGCCATTGAATAAATAGCCGGTGCTGCCCAGAGGGCCAGGGGGTCTCAACAGGGCTCTCCCAGCCCTGGCGAGGGCTCTCAGGCAGCCCTAGAAGCTTAGGAGCAAgtgggggggaaaaaaggctAAAAATGGTCAAAATGGATAAAATAGCTGCCCATAAAAAAGGCTAAAAATTGTCTAAATTTATAAAATAGCTGCCCAGAGGGTCCCTGGAAGCTTAGTAGCAAGTGGGGGAGAGTTGCCAGAAAATAGCCCCCCCTGGGGGCTCTAGGCAGCATGGGTAGTTGCTTTGGTTGACCATGGGTAGCTTGGTTTACTATAGGTAGCACGGCTACCCTAGGTAGACGCTATCATGGCGGAGTTGAGGGAACCTGTCCTTTATTAGTCACACAGTATAGACAGGCTACATGGCTGTTTGTACAGGCTAGATATGGTGCTCTTGTGGCCTGATAACCATCATTCACTAAATAAGTTATATTCTCAGACTATTTTCTGCACAGGGTTGTTGAGAAATGGTATTTAAAAAGTATGTAAAATACAAACTAATTTTAATGTCTTTAAAAACTTCCCCTCAGTGTATAAATGAAACTTTCAGGTTATGGAAATATCTGTCCATTTATCATAAATGggctaaagtaggcctatacttgCTGTTGTGGCATTACCTTTTCTCACCCCAGCTTCAGTCTCATCCTATCAGGAATCCTCTTTGTTTTACCCTTTGCTAATTTAACCCTCTATGGTATGCATTATGATATCCGtgtggaaaaaaataatatataaaataatatttataatgtaggctatatatatctTTAAGATGTGTTGCCTCAAGGCAACACTGTGCCATAACGGTAAAAAGTGAAATAATTACTATTTTTAAGAATTAAAGCTAACTTATTAATTTAAAACACCTCTACATCTTTATAACTTAACACTAGAACAAAAATATTTATCTGGTTTTCAATGCATTAGTCTAGTCACATGCACAAGTCACATACTTAACAAAAATCTATTTTAAATTCAGTTCTTGCCTATGCAGTCAGTTTCCTTAATTATGCGAGCGCAGATTCAGGAATTGAGAGTGTAAATACAGAAACTGAGGGGTAAACCATAATCTCGTGGTGAATAAACCTGTTAACTGTAACAATTATGATTGAGACACTCACTGTGAATTTTTTCCAACCTGAAACACGTCATGGATTAAGGCTCGATCAAACGATCGACACCCATTAATCGCTATGGTGAGTTCAAGTGCACCAGATGCTTTTGCTTCACAAGAACAGGTACTAGTGCTATTAATGTTAAGTTGaatcattattaaataaattatCAATTAGTCACATTAGCAGTTTCAATTCGCAGTTCAATCACAGAGTGATCGTCTGATGGAGCCTTAATCCATGACATGTTCTTTGACGATCCCTATCTGACCGGTGGtcataagtaagggataatgtatagaacgctggtcattattggaaaaataaatcccgacagggcgaaccaaatcttgttccgccctgaagggacttatttccCAATAAtaaccggcgttctatacatcaTCCCACTTATTACAcgactacttgccaaaacgaaacaataaactccccgcaatgtgactctttagcctacatagcctaggctatagcctatttgtaccgtttcatcgtggcttttggtgagaaacaaatagtttgacaacagcacacgctgaacttgaatccaacattctttagaacacagctgatcaaccgtctgctttcacttttgaatgaagttccagtccttgcgtagtgatatgaaagacgtgaaatagaagcacaaagcccattttccttgacagcggtctgttattgagaattagcagaccacagaacattgggaaggcccattcaagtgaatggagcattctgcagcattataaagagccgtgtaataataataGATTAAATATCAGCATCAGTTTTATTGGCGAAGTATACgtacacaaggaatttgacttcgGTAGGTGTTAACTCTGTACATTTAACTAATAGGCATGTAGTAGAAACAAATAGACATGTAGCAGTAACTTTTACATTCAGTagacaaatagtaatatagacacactgtacaatagagacaataATATACATATAGGCACATATCAACATAATATACAAAAGTACAAATAAGACATATCAAGACAAGTACACATGAAGTGGGATGTAAAGTGCAAAAAGTAATAGTGCAAATGTAATGTGTAAGATGCATATTGGAATGATAAGTATGTGATGTGTAGGAGAAGTGGGTGAATGGCCAAAGTGGAGCTGACCCCACTTATCCGCAGTTCAGGAGAGTGATGGCAGTGGGAAAGAAGCTGTTCTTGTGTCTGGTTGTTTTTTGTGCGTAGCACTTGCCAGAGGGGAGGAGGTTAAAGAGAGTGGATTCAATTGCAGTGTAGAAGATGGCCAACAGCTCTTGTGGTAGAGTGGTAGAAGGTTCTTAACCCAGCAGCAGGACCAGTATCTGCTCCGTTGTGCAAGAATAAACTGTAGGAGCCCTGCCAGAGCTCTACAAAATAACCTCCAGGCCTGCACTGTTGTGTGACCACACCATCAGAAACAGACTTCATGAAGGTgctgtttcttggtgttttatgcccccaacgttgtcttcaaggcagcgctgactggaaggcactagggttaggcatgggttaaggttagggttggggttaggtttaggattacgtgcctttaagtcagcggtggcagcgctgcctggaagacaatgttgggggcataaaacactaTCGAGCGAAGGTGGCCTGACGGCCCGATGGCCCCTGTGCTCACTGCCCAGAACCGTGCAGCTCAATTGGCATTtgccatagaatacaaaattggcAGGTTCGCCACTGGtgccctgtgcttttcacagaTGAGAACAGGTTCCCCCTGAGCACATGTGACAGATGTTTAAGGGTCTGAAGATGTCATGGAGAATGTCATGCTGTCTGCACCATCATTCAGCATGACTGGTTTGGTGGTGGGCCAGTGATGGTCTGGGGAGGCATCTCCTAGGAAGGACGCACAGACCTGTATCTGTCTGACCCTGTATTGGTGCAGTGGGCCCTGGGTTCCTCCTGGTGCCCAACAATGGCTGGACACATGTAGCGAGTGTGTGCAGGCAGTTCCTGGAGGATGAAGGCATTGATACCATTGACTGTTcccccacactcccctgacttaaatccaacTGAACACCTCTGGGACATTATGTTTTGGTCCGTCCAACACCACCAGGTTGCACCACAGACTGTCAAGGAGTTCAGTGATGGCCATGTCCTTATCTGGGAGAAGATCCCCCAGGACACCATCCGCCGACTCATTAGGCGCATGCCCCGACGCCATCAAGCATGCCATGCCATACAAACTACTGAGTAGCATTATGAATTGCTGCGATGAAATTTAGGCAAAATGGACTAGCTTGCCTTATCATTTTTTCACTTTGATTTTTGGGGGGTCTTTAAATTCAGCCCTCTGTAGGTTGATCACTTTCATTTCCAGAAAACGAGCTTGCATCCTTTCATTACTAACACATTACCCATTCCATGTCAGTTTAGATATCCAGCATGATGTTTTTGCCATTGAGATCTGATGGGTTTTCAAAGTGCTCCTTtattttttttgagcagtgtatagtAAGAGTAAGAGTAAGAGAGTTATAGTAATAGTAAGGTTTActcagaaagagaagaatgtagAATAAGAATGTATTGATGATAAATTATTTGGTTACTTCCATTAACCAAAATATAGAATAATTGCTGTATTATCTTACAcatggtcaagtcaagtcaaatttatttatatagcagatttcaaagcaatagcattgcaccaaagtgctttacataaaataataataaaaataataataataataacaataatacatatacatacatataaacatatataaaaaaaaagggagaggtgagggagtcagggagtgttaaaagctagggagaagaggtaggtctttaggttggatttaaaactactaatagtggggcaggatttcacaacatcaggaaggctattccaaagctggggagcatagacagagaaagctctgtcACCTTTGGATTTAAGAGAGGCAGAAGGAACACAAAGAAGACACAGGGAAGATGATCGGAGAGGTCTAGGAGGACAGTAAGGAATTAAAAGATCACATAAATACTGAGGTGCTAAACCATGTAAagctttgaaaacaaacagaagaattttaaaatgaattctttgttccacaggaagccagtgcagaTTAGCCAACACAGTTGAAATGTGGTCACGTTTCTTAGATCCAGTCAGTAATCTGGCTGCAGCATTTTGGACCAGCTGGAGTCTGTTTAGAGTAGATTTAGTTACACCTACATACAGTGAGTTGCAATAATCAAGCCTAGAGGAAATAAAGGCATGTATAAGGATTTCTAAATCACTGTAGGAGAGAGAAGACTTGAGCTTTGCTATTGTCCTAAGTTGGTAAACACTTCCCTTGACAACGCTGTTGACTTGCTTATTAAAGGTCAGAGAAGAGTCTAGGAAAACACCTAGGTTCTTGACAACACTGTGATGGTTAACAGACAGAGGGCCAACAGCCTTGCTTacaatgttgacagaatttggTGGTCCAAAAATGATTACTTCTGTTTTGCTGTCATTTAGCtgtaaaaagttgttagccatCCAATTCTTAATGTCATTAAGACAAAGAAAAAtgtttgtcaatgagcaggaaTTTTCAGGGGCCACCGGCATAtaaaattgggtatcatctgtgTAGCAGTGGTAACGAATATTGCATTGATTGAAAATGGAGCCCAGGGGAAGCATGTATAAAGAAAATAATAGAGGCCCTAAAATagaaccctgggggacaccacACTTAATGGGAGCAGATGACGATGAATCATGCCTAAATGCACTGAAAATGATCTATCTGTTAAGTAAGATCTGAACCAACTTAATACAGTGCCTTGCAGACCAACTTCAACATCCAGGCGTTTTAAAAGGATCTTgtggtcaatggtgtcaaaagCAGCACTAAGATCTAACAGGACCAATAGGGCACAAGAGCCAGAGTCAACAGAGAGCAGATCATTATGGACCTTAAGTAAGGCAGACTCTGTACTATGAAGTGGTCTAAAACCAGATTGAAACTTGTCAAGGATATTAGAGGTGTTTAAATAGGAAGAGACTTGTGACAGAACAACTTTTTCTAAGATCTTAGAGAGAAAGGGCAGTTTAGAAATGGGCCTATAATTTTTCAAATCAATGGGATCAAGGAAAGGTTTTTTCAGGAGAGGTTGCACAATAGCGTGTTTAAAGCCAGAGGGTACTACTCCATTAGCCAGGAAGCTATTAATGATGCTTAAGATAAAAGGGCAAATAGCCGCAAAAGCTTCTTTGAAAAGGTGAAATGGAAGAATATCAGAGTGGCAAGAAGAGGGCTTCATATGAGAGACCACGTCTGACAACTGTGAGGAAGAGTGGTTGGAATTGTTGGAGGCGGCAAACTACAGACTGATACAAAGCAGGATCAGAAATTGAGGGTGTGATATGAGACTTTATGTTGTCAATTTTGTCAATAAAGAAATTGAGAAACATCTCACAGGTTTCAGTTGTAGCAGGAAGAGAGGACATTGTAGCAGGAGGATTTATGATAGAATTAATTGTGTTAAACAACACTTTTGGTCTGTGAGCATTTTTGTGAATAAGCTCAGCATAGAAAGCTGCCTTTGCTGCTTTGACAGTGATTTCATAAGCCTTAAGAGAATCTCTAAATATATCATAGGAGACCTGTAGTTtatcttttttccattttcgCTCTGCTTTCCTACAAGCCTTTCTGAGCAAACAGGTAGTGGAATTTAGCCAAAGAGTAGTTGACCTATTGGATTTACACCGGTTTTGTTTTAAAGGAGCTTCCGAATCAAGAGTGGCAAGGCAAGATGTATTAAAAAGAGTAAGTAGATCCTCAGTGTCTGTGCAGGTGGAAAGAGAATCTAAGAcagcaggtgaaagagagagcataaaAGTACTGGTGGTCATATTGGAATCTTAACAGatttagaggggatgcatcccctctattgaaatccggagacttcttcttattattatttttctttttacctttttgtgcacgctattcagcccaaaccgcttaacgtacaaattTGGTTCAAACACCGTTCCGTAGGCACCTCTcccttttttttatatatgtttatatgtatgtatatgtattattGTTATATCTTCCAAGGCGTTACCGTCCTatccgtttttcatttttgagaagtttatactttttgagatatttgtaattaaaagtgtatttttcccccatagacttgaatgggggctgtgatgtcataatagagccagctgcgctcgttaagtagttctcagagcagtttttcccaggctaatcagaacactggcacaggtgtcacctgtgaggaattcaactgtctcagcctctaagcatacaatctagctctacctgaactacacatcctgttaaagtgtttcctgtgtgtcaaaataaaagtcctagccatatctcatgcattcagcattatatctccagaacggcttgacgtacatgcttcaaatttggtaaatgtttttatggactcaaaggtgaagtgagttgatgttggaggttgaaggtcaaatgtcaaggtcaaaaacaccaagaatgccatgtcacacaagattcaaatttggttactctaaaagcacctttgcaggtatcacaattaccctaccaaccagctagcagcaagctcaacagccccaccaacaccctaaccagcagattGCATCCCCTCATGTAATTCatcggaattgcatttctagttatacTTGATGCCTCGAATATTTTTGAGGTTGTCATGtgataaaattatttttttatgaatTTTATAAAATTGTTTTTGAAGGATATTTCTATCATGGTCATCAATCAATATCATCAATAGAGATGGTCaatattttcacatttggtatCTGCCATATTGGATCTCAAAAACATCAGGTTTGTTTGGAAATCATGTGAATAGCTTCCTTGACCCTGAAAATGAAGTGTTAGAACTTTAAAACCtttttttatcttgtttaattTTGAAGTTATATCAACAATTCTGTTAAGAATGGTGACCAtatttgaattcaagatggtggccacTAGGGGGTgctatgtgttggggtccatttcaatttttgatcactaggggtagtagtataactgtgccaagtttcatgccttCTGCAAAAACTGAAAGATTCTGGTGCTCTACTACTAATTCAAAAATAGTTAACATCACTAGTGGCAATTTTATAAGAAAATTGCCACTAGAGATGTTAACTGGCTGTTTGGGACACAGATGCAGAGTGGGGTGGCACATAGGCTAAACATAACATGTGAAAAGTAAACCAATACATAAAGTCTTACATTTAATACTAGGCTATGAATTATTATTAACAAGACTGTTTATTTTATGCAAAGAATTACTAAAGAGTAAGAGTCGAAGAAGCAACACGGCACTTTTATCTTTTCTTTTACTCCTCAGCTGTTCTTGCGAAATAGCTGCACCTGCAGTATAACCTGCCAATGTATGCAGGCTCCTCTCTAGCCTATCTTAAGTAAAAAAGGAATTGAAAACAAGCCATTTGACAAATGAAGAACAATTCGAGTTCAACCAACATACAGGGCTGACAAGCTTAACTATCACATCTCTAGTGGGGTGGCACTTGAGGTGGCCAACTGGGTATTGTGCCCCCGTCTGACTCACCTCGTGTGTCACTGCTCATATAAATACACATGACAGTGCTGGTTCATCTCTGCAAATCTTTTGTTGCTTTCACAATGGGGAGAGTTTATAGTGTAAACCAAAAATGTATTTCTATCTACAATCTTTGCTTAAACCCTCTTTTCTTGCCCACTACATCACACTCTCCGGCTTTGCAAAGCCTCCCATCTCCCCTCCTCCATTTCACAAGTGGGGCTACCTCTAAGCTCAGCAGACATCACTTGCTCgcaatctgaaaaaaaaaaaaatagaacaaTGAATGTGGCGCCTCCGCCACATTAATAAAGTAGAAAGGTTGCTTAATTAACAGACAATCATTATAAAAGCTATGATTTATTGAAGTGCCGTGACaaagaaaaaagtaaaacaTGATGATGGTATTATGCTGAAGCAGATTGTGTACATTTTAGCAGTTGCTCATTGTGGGTTTCCTGTCCAAGTTACTTTTCATAGATGCTTACTACAGTCACAAAATGACTACATCAGAAACCACATC
This DNA window, taken from Alosa sapidissima isolate fAloSap1 chromosome 11, fAloSap1.pri, whole genome shotgun sequence, encodes the following:
- the nudt21 gene encoding cleavage and polyadenylation specificity factor subunit 5 isoform X1; translated protein: MSVVPPNRSSTGWPRGVNQFGNKYISPPAKPLTLERTINLYPLTNYTFGTKEPLYEKDSSVAARFQRMREEFEKIGMRRTVEGVLIVHEHRLPHVLLLQLGTTFFKLPGGELNPGEDEVEGLKRLMTEILGRQDGVKQDWVIDDCIGNWWRPNFEPPQYPYIPAHITKPKEHKKLFLVQLQEKALFAVPKNYKLVAAPLFELYDNAPGYGPIISSLPQLLSRFNFIYN
- the nudt21 gene encoding cleavage and polyadenylation specificity factor subunit 5 isoform X2, which translates into the protein MSVVPPNRSSTGWPRGVNQFGNKYISPPAKPLTLERTINLYPLTNYTFGTKEPLYEKDSSVAARFQRMREEFEKIGMRRTVEGVLIVHEHRLPHVLLLQLGTTFFKLPGGELNPGEDEVEGLKRLMTEILGRQDGVKQDWVIDDCIGNWWRPNFEPPQYPYIPAHITKPKEHKKLFLVQLQEKALFAVPKNYKLVAAPLFELYDNAPGYGPIISSLPQLLSRYTQELC